A region from the Triticum urartu cultivar G1812 chromosome 1, Tu2.1, whole genome shotgun sequence genome encodes:
- the LOC125539168 gene encoding protein LIFEGUARD 2-like isoform X1, producing the protein MKGGDIEAGTSAGTGTAPAPAQGLYPGMAESPELRWALIRKIYVILSLQLLLTAVVAAVVVKVRAIPHFFISSYAGLGVYISILILPFIVLCPLYCYRQKHPVNLLLLGVFTVAISFAVGMTCAFTSGKVILRVLYYEIKTPLKKSGICTGKVILEAAILTTVVVLSLTAYTFWAVKRGKDFSFLGPFLFASLMMLLVFGFIQILFPLGELSHMIYGALAALIFSGYIVYDTDNIIKRYTYDEYVWAAVSLYLDIINLFLALLTLFRAGN; encoded by the exons ATGAAGGGCGGCGACATCGAGGCGGGGACCTCCGCTGGCACTGGCaccgcgccggcgccggcgcagGGACTGTACCCAGGGATGGCAGAGAGCCCCGAGCTGCGCTGGGCGCTCATCCGGAAGATCTACGTCATCCTCTCCCTGCAGCTTCTCCTCACCGCCGTCGTCGCGGCCGTCGTCGTCAAGGTCCGCGCTATCCCCCACTTCTTCATCTCCTCCTACGCCGGCCTCGGGGTCTACATCTCCATCCTCATCCTCCCCTTCATCG TGCTGTGCCCGTTGTACTGCTACCGTCAGAAGCACCCAGTCAACCTGCTGCTGCTCGGCGTCTTCACAGTGGCCATCAGCTTCGCTGTGGGCATGACATGTGCCTTTACTAGCG GCAAGGTCATTTTGCGAGTTCTATATTATGAAATAAAGACACCCCTAAAAAAGTCCGGCATCTGCACAGGCAAGGTCATTTTGGAGGCTGCGATTCTTACAACGGTGGTTGTCTTGAGCCTGACTGCTTACACCTTCTGGGCTGTAAAGAGGGGCAAGGACTTCAGCTTCCTTGGTCCTTTCCTATTTGCTTCTCTCATGATGTTGCTTGTCTTTGGGTTCATTCAG ATCCTCTTCCCGCTGGGCGAGCTCTCTCACATGATCTATGGCGCGCTGGCGGCGCTCATCTTCAGTGGCTACATTGTCTATGACACGGACAACATCATCAAGCGTTACACCTATGACGAGTATGTCTGGGCCGCCGTCTCGCTCTACCTTGACATCATCAATCTGTTCCTGGCCCTGCTAACCCTGTTTAGGGCGGGTAATTAA
- the LOC125539168 gene encoding protein LIFEGUARD 2-like isoform X2, with protein sequence MKGGDIEAGTSAGTGTAPAPAQGLYPGMAESPELRWALIRKIYVILSLQLLLTAVVAAVVVKVRAIPHFFISSYAGLGVYISILILPFIVLCPLYCYRQKHPVNLLLLGVFTVAISFAVGMTCAFTSGKVILEAAILTTVVVLSLTAYTFWAVKRGKDFSFLGPFLFASLMMLLVFGFIQILFPLGELSHMIYGALAALIFSGYIVYDTDNIIKRYTYDEYVWAAVSLYLDIINLFLALLTLFRAGN encoded by the exons ATGAAGGGCGGCGACATCGAGGCGGGGACCTCCGCTGGCACTGGCaccgcgccggcgccggcgcagGGACTGTACCCAGGGATGGCAGAGAGCCCCGAGCTGCGCTGGGCGCTCATCCGGAAGATCTACGTCATCCTCTCCCTGCAGCTTCTCCTCACCGCCGTCGTCGCGGCCGTCGTCGTCAAGGTCCGCGCTATCCCCCACTTCTTCATCTCCTCCTACGCCGGCCTCGGGGTCTACATCTCCATCCTCATCCTCCCCTTCATCG TGCTGTGCCCGTTGTACTGCTACCGTCAGAAGCACCCAGTCAACCTGCTGCTGCTCGGCGTCTTCACAGTGGCCATCAGCTTCGCTGTGGGCATGACATGTGCCTTTACTAGCG GCAAGGTCATTTTGGAGGCTGCGATTCTTACAACGGTGGTTGTCTTGAGCCTGACTGCTTACACCTTCTGGGCTGTAAAGAGGGGCAAGGACTTCAGCTTCCTTGGTCCTTTCCTATTTGCTTCTCTCATGATGTTGCTTGTCTTTGGGTTCATTCAG ATCCTCTTCCCGCTGGGCGAGCTCTCTCACATGATCTATGGCGCGCTGGCGGCGCTCATCTTCAGTGGCTACATTGTCTATGACACGGACAACATCATCAAGCGTTACACCTATGACGAGTATGTCTGGGCCGCCGTCTCGCTCTACCTTGACATCATCAATCTGTTCCTGGCCCTGCTAACCCTGTTTAGGGCGGGTAATTAA